A genomic window from Nicotiana sylvestris chromosome 11, ASM39365v2, whole genome shotgun sequence includes:
- the LOC138881111 gene encoding uncharacterized mitochondrial protein AtMg00860-like, with translation MNPLKCAFGVTSEKFLGFIVRHRGIKIDQAKVDAILKMIKPRNIHELKSLQGKLAYLRRFISNLAGRYQPFSRLMKKGVPFKWDQACSNAFESIKSYLMKLPVLAAPILGKPLILYISAQERSVGALLAQENSEGKENSLYNLSRMMTPNEMN, from the coding sequence atgaatccattgaaatgtgcctttggagttacttccgAAAAGTTtcttggtttcattgtccgacatcgagggatcaaaattgatcaagccaaagtggatgccattttgaaaatgatCAAGCCCCGCAATattcatgaattgaaaagtctgcaaggaaagctagcataccttagaagattcatctcaaacctagctgggaggtACCAACCATTTAGTCGCCTTATGAAGAAAGGTGTCCCtttcaaatgggaccaagcatgtagcaatgcctttgagagcattaaatcctacttgatgaagcTTCCAGTTTTGGCAGCCCCTATACTTGGAAAACCGCTAATACTATACATTTCAGcacaagaaaggtctgttggagcgctgttggcccaagaaaatagtgaaggaaaagaaaactccctttacaacttgagcaggatgatgacaccaaatgAGATGAATTAA